Below is a window of Drosophila miranda strain MSH22 chromosome 3, D.miranda_PacBio2.1, whole genome shotgun sequence DNA.
GGTACAATAATGTAGTAACACGCTCCAGTTCACCCCACTCCAGTTCACTGATCATTGATCTCGAATTAAGAATCACAATGCAAAGTCGTGTACATGAAAATATTGTTGTgggacaacaaaaaaaacaaaaaagactTTATTACATAAATAGCAGTCCcgatattttttatttttagctcGCACAATTCGGTCTTTTGGGTCCGTCTAATaatttttcattattttcatCTCTGTCTGCACACAGAAATCACATCACAGTAGGCAGCGTTCAGTTTCGCTGCCACAATTAACGACCGcataaataatattaaatgTTTCTCCAAAAACGTTTCAATTTCTTTATGGATATATGGATTTATCTGTGTTGCCCGGACGCAAGACTTGGGGAGCGAAAGATCTTACGCAAAGTTTGAATGTTGTTCCCGAACTGGCCAGCCAGGCAAATTTCTGAAACTATTAGCGAATTTTTAAAAACGGACGACACGGCTGCACGGCGCTCTCTGCCGTGTGTGTGCTCTTCTTCCTAATCGTCGGCGAGCATTGGTCCGTTATTTTGGCCGCTAAAACGGCAAAAGTCAAATAAAATAgaataaaatcaaataatGAGTGCGACAAAACGATTTGAAACGTGGGCCCCTGCACCGGGGGCATTTCTAACTGTGGGCGAGGAGTCCGAGTGCTCTCTTCCCATTCCGAGCATTTTTGAATATATATTTTGTGTTTTGATATTTTTCCGTTTCCATTATTTCACAGctttcttctctctctctctcgctctctctctcttattATCACACACACGCGAACATTGGCACACCCATACTTGTATGCGAGTgcttatttatatatatatattatgaATTTTCTGCGGGGTTTCTCCCAAACGTTTTCCATTTACATTTCGCTTTCAAACGCActgactgcgactgcgactaaGCGAAAGTAAAATTGTTTGTACGCGCACTGTTTTAGCTTTGCCTATCTTAACCGTTGGAGTCGTTGGACCTGGATTTTCGTGAGAATGCCAAAAGTACTCGTGCGCTTCGGAATGTTGGctgttattttatttttggagACACGGCATTGAAACAGGATTCAATGTCGCATAGCTTAAAGCGTGTATTcatcatttatttttaatatttcgAATTTTTAGCGTCCGAGTTTGTTGTCCTTGGCGgtttatttgattttttttgcGAAGAAACTATACAAATTTTGCTACAATATTTACCATTTTCGTTAGTGCATACATTGACTGTATTTAAATATTCGTTAACTTATCTAATTACTGCTAATTTAAAACTGCGAGTTTGTCGTTATGTTATGCGAATTTGAGCATTTTTGTATGCTATGCTATGTATGGCCAGACTATTGATTTTTCAGCTTGATTTTCAGTGCTGCCAGATCTTCAGAGACAATATCGACCAATTTACGGTgaattttgaaaatgagacggtatattttggtatatttctgagcgTATACTTTATCGGATTTTCTCATTTTCTTGTCACCACGTCTAGCTCACACACCTACTTTTCATAGTATTTTCTAGTAAATTTTAAGACGCGTTATGTACCCACCCTCTTGTCTAATGCaccaatgtagaaactgtGTAGAAAAGCCCCTTAGAGCCATGTCCCAGGCCACATCGAATACCAATTCGTGATCAGCATCGAATTCCTGATCGTTTGCCATAAAAAACGTCAATTTTTTCAAAAATGTCGGAAAAAAGGCATGTTAAATAGTAGATAACGGAAgtttttcacactggcgcTGCCATGGGGCTTATATGAAAAAAACGGGCAAAAATGTTTGATACGTACACATTTCGCCTTCAGGTGTCGTTGGTAATTACATGAAAGTGTAGTTAACGTGTAGCAAATGTGTACTTATTGTGTAGTTCCCATGTAAGGAAATTAATTTAGTGGACAGTTTTGTTGGTCTGTTTTGattaaaccttattttataagCAATCCAATAATGATGAGAACTTAAAGTTGACCAGTCTTGTAGGAAATTTATGTAATAAatggataaaattatgagTTCACACCTGAGGGTCTTAggtagctagtaatattcgacggaagatcaaaaacgagTATTTATTGATAAATAACCGGTTGACGACAATGATTACCGGCAACACTAGTTTTCATACCCTAGAGAAAGGGGTATTATAGAATTgaaaaaatgtttgtcatcccaggctccGTAGgcatcaggatcgagataaatatatacaagatactaataatatacatgaatatgtctaaagaatatcgatttgagaaaaggtctttataaATTACGTTGTACCTTCATATAAAATTTTCGAAATAGGGTGTACAAAGACAtatacacgcatcatgtcttcaaataccagcaacattgcgactgtttttttttttgttgatctATTTTGCTTATGACTTGTTTTagccaaaatacaataaaagcaaggactaaaaactagccCAAAACTAAGGGTTTTACTTAGacagaattattcaacggaatctctaaattgagcaatatgaacgactatcctctttcgttttcttttgctggaccattttcgctaaaacctttttttacgcaaaatgcaataaaagcaagtgtttaaaataaatcagGCAATTAGAAAATAGATTcactaatcggataaaattatgtgggcatggctaaatgttgtACATAgttagtaatattccacggaatatcagaaacgaggaatatataaaatagaacttgaatttgtcagtatatttacggtatatttttcaaatgagaTAAGTCCAGATAAGTCAAGTCAGATATCGAAAAGTCCACGGTCACACTGGTCAcaatgtttgtgtgtgttataatttataaaattaacaatttttaaataatacGCATATTCCGCTAAACGGTGAAATCTACCATAGACCTTGGAAAAATCATCAGAGATCGAGACTTGAGTTCGTTTTGGTCTGAAGTCTAAAGAAAAAGCGCGCCTGGCGTggctagttttttttttattttgtcaCAAAGAAAGTGGAGCAAACAATGGATAGCGAATCGTGGGCCTGTTCATCGGTGGAAAAGGATCTCGACCGAGTGGTTACCAAGCTAGAGCAGCTGCGCGACAATGCCTCGGCCGATGTAGGGGATATTGCGATGCTGATGTCGGACTTGGTCAATGCCCTTGGAAATGCCGAGCAAATGGTAACGACTCTTAACTCGAGCACTCAGGTGAATGCAAATGCTCCCAGCGTAGACGACCCAATGGGCGATGGTGTGAGCATGCAGGTGGAGACGGAACCAACTGCGCCGCAGCGTCCCACTGATCGCCACATGGAGGTGATCAGAGGAGCTATTTTAAAATGTAATGAAAGAGTGCAGAAGCTGTCCACAGAGCATCGTGACTTGCACGGCTCGATTTCAAAGATTGGGAAGGCTATTGATCGTAATTTTAGCGCCGACTTTACATCCACCATGCGTGTCGATGTCCTGCAGGACGAGGAGAACCTGATGCTGCTGAACAAGGCCATTGCCAAGCACTATTGCCGCCAGGGCATGGACACGGTGGCCCGCACTTTGATCAAAGAATGCAAAATGACAGAGGATCAAGCCCAGGATGTGTTCGACTCGGAGCGGGAGTTCGCCGATATCTATAGTATTTGGATGAAGATACAGAAGCGGGAGCTGACCGAAGCCCTCAAGTGGACCAAGCGCTACTCACCACAGCTCATGGAGCGGCACTCTCTCATTGAGTTTCGGCTGCACCGCATGCGCTTTATGCAGCTTGTCTCGTATGGCGTGGAGTCGCAGAACGAGGCCGTTGTCTATGCCCGGACGAATTTCGAGAAGTTTGCCTTGCGCTATGAGCACGAGATAGCCAATCTGATGGCCAGCTTTATATATCTGCCTGCCGGGCTGGAGAACTCTCCGTACAAGCATTTCCTGGGCCAGGAAATGTGGACTGAACTATCGTTTATATTTCTTAAGGATGCCTGCCAGCTGCTAGGCATTAGTAAGAACTCTGCCTTGTCTGTTGTTGTGAATGCTGGATGCACTGCCCTTCCCGCTCTATTGAACATCAAGCAGGTGATGCAATCGCGTCAGGTCCTGGGAATGTGGAATGGCTGCGACGAGCTGCCCATCGAAATCGATCTCCAGCCAGAATTCCGCTTCCACTCAATCTTCGCCTGTCCCATCTTGCGTCAGCAGACCTCCGAGGACAATCCGCCAAAGAAGTTGACCTGTGGTCATGTCATCTCCAACGATGCCCTTCACAAGCTCAGCAACGGCCACATACTCAAATGCCCATATTGCCCCGTAGAGCAGAATGCCGAAGAGGCTGttcgtatttacttttaagCCTATTAAGACCTATTCTGAATTCACCCTAAGATTATAACCATTTTGCGCTAGCGCTCGGCTCAGGCAGTTCGAGGACACGGGTTGGCCAGCTTTCCTTAACAATCACAACAGTTTTAAATATTTAGTTTGCTTAGATTGAAGTTTTTAGAAAAATTCGCAGGACGGAATCGAACTACTTGGGCCATGATATAGTGTAAGAGTGCGACATATTAACAGGAGAGCCTATGCAAACCATTTAGATTTACAATATATCATGTATTTTAAACCAACAAAGAATGCGTTTTCGTACAGAATTGATTTGAATTTTATTATAGTCCAATCACGACACACTCTAGTGCCtatgcttgtgcttgtgcttttCGCTACGATGCTTCGTAGGCGATGCCTCCTCCCGGCGGTCAGATCGCGACCTGTACGATGGCGACGGAGATCGTCGGGACCGAGAAGAAGTAGATGCAGGACTGTCGTATCGCGTACTGCGGGCGGATCGTTCCGAGTAGCGCTTTGGAGAATCGGAGTCACTCCGCGAACGATTGCGTTTGGACGATTTTGAACTACGAGAGTTATCCGGTGAATAGTCACGTCGCTTGCTATCTCCCCCGCTGTAAGGGGAATGCGACCGTTTGCGAGAGGCACTTGTGTATGGAACTGGACTCTGGCTGTGCTTGGAGCTCTTTAATTTGGTGTTCATGTAGCTCAACGGAGAGTCTACGACAGACTCTGATCTTAAATCCTATTTGAAAAGATTATAATATAAGCAAATGGAAGACTAATTGAAATGTTTACGGCATGCGCATACCTGTTTCAACAAGCGCTTGCGGTAGTGGTCTACTTGTTCCACGACCGTCCAGCCAACATCCACGCGTCGCTTACCCGACTCCAGTTCATCTTGGTATTGCATGGCCTTTAATTCAATGTCCCTCAACTGCTGTCGCTTCTCATCGCTGTACTGTTGCGAGCTGTCATCGTCAGTGTCCTCATCCGAGCTAAAGAACTTGGGCGGGTCGGGCGGATCTAGTGTGTCCCATTTGCTAGTCGTTATAGCTTGGGCCTCCACCTGCTGAGGATCAACTGTCTCCCATTTTGAAGGTATAAATCCAGGCAGCTTAACATGCGACTTGGCCTCCTTTTCCAGCGGCACACCATCGAGGTCTTCATCAACTGAAATTCCACATAGAATAACATCGTATTCTTGATTACCTACTCATTAGTACTTACAGGGTATGCCATCGATTTCATCATGGTACTCCTCTCTGTTGGGCGTGTCACGCTGAGGAGTGAGAGACTCTGGCAGAGCCAGCTTTAAGGCGCTCTTGAGCAAAGCAGCACCGTCCAATGGAACACCATCCAAGTCCTCATCATCTTTATCGTCGCCAGATAGTGGTGCTCCGTCAATATCTTCGTCCACGGCCTCCTCAGAGCGTGATTCCTCCATTTGTGGAGAGGTGGGCGGGATAATGTACTAAAGACGAATCCACAATGAAAAACTTCATCGCAAACAAAGGGGGAAGGATTATACAAACCTGTTTGCCCAGGAATTTACATCTGAGctgagccaaaaactcttTCGGATAGATGGTCCATTCCTCCCAGGTGCGTATGACATTGCAGACTCTGGACTTGAAGCCTTCCGCCTTGAGGCGGCTGTCAATATTCAGGCAATAGGCATGGAGACACTCAAACACGTCCATCAATTGCTTTTCCACGCTGCAAAGTACAGGAACAATATAAAGAACAACAtaaaagcaaataaataaCTGATTAACTTACGATTTCCGAAAGAACGAGGCATTGGAGACTTTCACAGTGCAGTTGTGCAGGATATCAGAGATCAGGTATAAACGTGCAATTTTCTTCGACGGAAGCGTATGGAGGCTTGCCATAGACTCGGTAATGCATTCGCATATCtcatcagcagcatcagcatgtTCAATACAGAAGATCATGGCATCCCCGATGCGAGCACGTTCGGGTACTAGGTGTCTGATGAGATCCTCGAGTCGATCGCGTTGTGCATTGGACAGGGCTCCCTTGCTGACGACTGGTGCATCGGGATCAACAACTAGTTCATCGGGCATGCcctgggtataaaaattagcCACTGGTGGCTTCCAAACGGGTCCATTCTTGAACATTCGGAACTCCTTCTCTCGCCACTCGCCGGGCGTGTCCCCTTGACACAGAGAGAAGAGTTTCCAGCGGTAATATATGTGGGCTGGACTCTCGTTATCGAAAAGGAACGAGAACAGCGAGTTATCCATTTCGCGAATCATTACCGATGCCTCGAACAGGGGTCCTTCGCGTATAACAAACTCAATCATACGATGGATAACGTTAAGCACAGCTCTGGAAGAAGAGTTAGGAGTTTTGCTCAGATTAGTTTCTATAAAGACCATACACTATCATGGGCCGCTCTTACTTCTCTGTAGGTATGAAGACTTTTACTATTGATTTGCTAAGAatctaaaaatacaaaattttaaTTCGGGACTACTTGATGGCATGCCTCTTGCATGTGCTTTTTTACCCTCTCCATATTCTCCTTTTCCTCCTCGCTGTCGTACTCTTTGTAGCTCTTTTTGGGTAACGTATCAGCCTCACTCGCGGGCGGTTGTGCATTGAATGGTAGTCCCGATGGCGGCGGGGGAAGGGTCAGCTCCATTAGCGCTTGTGGAACAAATATGGGCGTGTTCATTATGGGCACTGTCTTACCCCAGCCCAGACGCATCTCATAGCCCATGATGTAGCGGCCGTTGAGGGTCCGAAGTGCCCTTTCGGCGTCCCTGCGGCTCATGTAGGCGACAAAGCCGCAATTGCGCCCACGCGCCTTCTCCTCATCAGAACGTGGCCACATGATCTTGATACTCGCCAAGGGACCATAGCGCCCGAAAGTCTCCATAAGCTGCTGCTCAGATATCTTCGGATTTAGGTTGCCCAAGTAGAGGTTGGTAGTATTGGGATCCCCGGTGTCAAACGATCCCACTTCGCGCGCGTTGCTTGCTGCCTGCTGAGAGCTGGTGGAAGCACTACTACTACTGCTTTGTgatgccgcctgctgctgtggctgctgttgctgtgctGGAGGAGCCTGTGATACGGCCATGTGCTTGTACTTGTGCCGCTCCTCGCGTTCTTCTTGGATCCTGAAAGAAATTGGCATAACCATGAATGAATAAATGAATCGTAGTAGGAATGGTAGTCGAGCTTACTGTCTTAACTCCTCCTTAAACAGCTCCAAGTTGCTTTTCTTCTTCTCctgatttttctttttcagCGGCTCCTTTTTGAGATCTGAAGCCAGCGTCTTGGCGTATTCTTCGATTTTGTCGGGTTCCTTATCCAAGAGCCTCGACCAAGGCTTATACAGTTTTCCCTTCTCCGACTTGTCCTCACGCCTGGAGCCTGCGTCGTAGGTACCGGCCTTCACCCACACCTTGGACGAGGGGGTGGGTGCTTCCTGGAACGTTTCCACGAACTCTTTGAAGGCCTAGAATATCAAATtgttgtacatatgtatatcaatagagagggagagagagagctaccTATGCACTTACATGTGCCGCGGCAGCCGCATCCTCCTTTTTCTTCTGCTCCTCAATCTCTTTCTTGGACAAATGCGGCTTCGAGAATGTGCCCACTGTGAAAGCCTCTAGTTTTTTCTCGCTTATTCGCTGCAAATCAGAGTGAAATGTTATAGCGTGCAACTGAGGACTGCAAATGGGCCGTGCGGCGATGTTACCTTCGAGGCCGCTGCATCTTTGGGTGCTTTATTGGTTTGTTTActcatttttatttaaatactTTTTCACGGATGCAGAGGTACAGAGAAGAACACGAACGATAGGCAGGCTATCGATTTTTTTGTTAGAGACTCCCATCGCTATCGCATTGTAAATTTCTATTATTTCTacaataaaatttaataaatttaataataGATGCTGTAATTTATAAATGCAAAATGGATATCTGCCGTTTGTGTTTGCGCGGAATCGGCGGGGCCCAGATGTGTCTACAGATCTTCGATGTGAATGCAACGGACAACAAAGTGGCCGAAGTGCTGCGCCAGCATTTCTGGTTCGAGGTGAGAACCAAACTTCCTTTCCTATACTATACACACAATCATAGATACTACATCGAAAAACAAATGTGTATGGTTCTGGCCAGGTTCTGCCCAACGATGAGATATCAAAAGTTATCTGCAATGTCTGCTGGACCCAGGTGTCCGAGTTTCACCAGTTTTATATTTCCATACAAGAGGCTCAAGTGATTTATGCTACCACCTCGAAGTTCAAGCAGGATCCCGAGGCGGTGAGCACATCCTGGCCGGAGGAAGTACTCATGCCAGCCGATGTGCTGGCAGTGGACAATGATGTCAGTGCTCAGATAAATGTGAATCCCCTGGATGAGCTAGAACTAGGCCAGACTCTGTCGCCGGAATCTCCAGTCGACAGTAAGCTGGACATCAAAACTGAGCGGCAGTCCCCAGATCTGGAATTTGGCCTTGAAGAACCCAACAACGATGATGGCGAagtcgacgacgacgaggacgatgatgatgaagaTGATGGCGATGTTGACTATGAAGATGAGGAAGACGATTTAATTATTACGAGAAGTGGCCGCAAACGGAAGGCGAGGGAAGGAGTCGCCAAGCCAGCCAAGACGAAAAAGATTCGACAGACGGGAAACAAGAGCAAAGCTAAAATTAAGAAGCCTAAACCAGTGAAAAGAGTATTTAAGATGGAACGCTTGCCGCCGTTTTGCAAGGAAGATGAAGAACTCATAAAACGATACATTGTGATGGGCTGTGAGCTGTGCATATTTTTGGCTGAAGACTTCGACGGTATTCGAGAGCACTTCAAGGAGAAGCATCCAGACGAACGGCCCTACATCAAATGTTGCGGCCGGAAGCTAAATAAGCGCTGTCTCATCCAAGAGCACGCAAGAAGGCATGAGAATCCGGAGTATATTAAGTGAGTGCTGGGATTTCGATTTCTTATCCGTAGACAGTTTTAATTGGCTCGGTTCTCATTTCGTAGGTGCAAGGACTGTGGCAAGGTGTTCGCCAACTCCAGCGTATTGCGCGCCCATTGGCTGGTTCACCATGTTCCCGATGAGGAATGCGACTTCCAGTGCGATTACTGCGGAAAGCGCTTCTCCCGCCGTAATCTCCTTGAGCTGCATAAGGGCTCCCACGTGCCAGTAAACGAGAGAAAGTTCATTTGTCCCGAGTGCCCCAAGCACAATGCGTGAGTATCTGTTTACTTTGGATGCATTTACGAAGAAAACCATAAAGCATACGCTCCACTCCACAGCTTCGCAACGGAATACCATATGCAGGTGCACATCAGCATGCAGCATCGCAAAGCGGCGAATGTGTGCCATGTGTGCGGCAAGAGTATTAAGGATAAGGCCGTCTTTGAAAAACATGTTCGCCTGCATTTTGAGGAGAGTGGGCCACGCATCAAATGCCCGCGACCAGACTGCGAGAGTTGGCTGAAAGATGAGGATAACCTCAAGCAGCATTTGAGGCGCCACAACGACGAAGGCAAGCTTTTTATTTGCTCGGAGTGCGGCAAGAGCTGCAAGAACTCTCGTGCGCTGATCGGCCACAAGCGATACTCCCACTCGAATGTGATTTACACCTGCGAACAGTGCGGCAAAACGTTCAAGAAAGATATAAGCCTAAAAGTAAGAACACAATGCGTAAAATGGCTGTTACTTTTTCTATCATTTGCACCACTTTTTAGGAGCACATGGCCCAGCACACTGGTGAACCTCTGTACAAGTGTCCCTTTTGCCCGCGCACCTTCAATTCGAATGCCAACATGCATTCGCATAAGAAGAAAATGCATCCAGTCGAGTGGGACATTTGGCGGAAAACGAAGACGGGAAGTTCTCAGAAGATTCTGCCAAGTGCACAAGTGGCCCAGATGTTCAGAGACGATGCCGATGCCGCAGCTATTGCCAATGACTACACTACAGCTTAGGTTTAGAATTGCTTAAGGATCAAGTTACAACAGAAATAACCTTGGGTTTTGATTTATCTTTGTTTAAAAACCAATTATACGTAACCAAATTGCGAGCAACTAGTGTCGTGGACAGAGACAAGGAACGATTAACCCACTGTCGACCagtgggtataaaaatatgaaaaatgaaaatatCTATGAAAATTATGAATCCTGAAGAATTTTAGCGCATGACAGGTGAAAGATAGGATGAA
It encodes the following:
- the LOC108159331 gene encoding E3 ubiquitin-protein ligase RMND5A, translating into MDSESWACSSVEKDLDRVVTKLEQLRDNASADVGDIAMLMSDLVNALGNAEQMVTTLNSSTQVNANAPSVDDPMGDGVSMQVETEPTAPQRPTDRHMEVIRGAILKCNERVQKLSTEHRDLHGSISKIGKAIDRNFSADFTSTMRVDVLQDEENLMLLNKAIAKHYCRQGMDTVARTLIKECKMTEDQAQDVFDSEREFADIYSIWMKIQKRELTEALKWTKRYSPQLMERHSLIEFRLHRMRFMQLVSYGVESQNEAVVYARTNFEKFALRYEHEIANLMASFIYLPAGLENSPYKHFLGQEMWTELSFIFLKDACQLLGISKNSALSVVVNAGCTALPALLNIKQVMQSRQVLGMWNGCDELPIEIDLQPEFRFHSIFACPILRQQTSEDNPPKKLTCGHVISNDALHKLSNGHILKCPYCPVEQNAEEAVRIYF
- the LOC108159328 gene encoding U2 snRNP-associated SURP motif-containing protein codes for the protein MSKQTNKAPKDAAASKRISEKKLEAFTVGTFSKPHLSKKEIEEQKKKEDAAAAAHAFKEFVETFQEAPTPSSKVWVKAGTYDAGSRREDKSEKGKLYKPWSRLLDKEPDKIEEYAKTLASDLKKEPLKKKNQEKKKSNLELFKEELRQIQEEREERHKYKHMAVSQAPPAQQQQPQQQAASQSSSSSASTSSQQAASNAREVGSFDTGDPNTTNLYLGNLNPKISEQQLMETFGRYGPLASIKIMWPRSDEEKARGRNCGFVAYMSRRDAERALRTLNGRYIMGYEMRLGWGKTVPIMNTPIFVPQALMELTLPPPPSGLPFNAQPPASEADTLPKKSYKEYDSEEEKENMERILSKSIVKVFIPTEKAVLNVIHRMIEFVIREGPLFEASVMIREMDNSLFSFLFDNESPAHIYYRWKLFSLCQGDTPGEWREKEFRMFKNGPVWKPPVANFYTQGMPDELVVDPDAPVVSKGALSNAQRDRLEDLIRHLVPERARIGDAMIFCIEHADAADEICECITESMASLHTLPSKKIARLYLISDILHNCTVKVSNASFFRKSVEKQLMDVFECLHAYCLNIDSRLKAEGFKSRVCNVIRTWEEWTIYPKEFLAQLRCKFLGKQYIIPPTSPQMEESRSEEAVDEDIDGAPLSGDDKDDEDLDGVPLDGAALLKSALKLALPESLTPQRDTPNREEYHDEIDGIPFDEDLDGVPLEKEAKSHVKLPGFIPSKWETVDPQQVEAQAITTSKWDTLDPPDPPKFFSSDEDTDDDSSQQYSDEKRQQLRDIELKAMQYQDELESGKRRVDVGWTVVEQVDHYRKRLLKQDLRSESVVDSPLSYMNTKLKSSKHSQSPVPYTSASRKRSHSPYSGGDSKRRDYSPDNSRSSKSSKRNRSRSDSDSPKRYSERSARSTRYDSPASTSSRSRRSPSPSYRSRSDRREEASPTKHRSEKHKHKHRH
- the LOC108159329 gene encoding transcription factor grauzone, with amino-acid sequence MDICRLCLRGIGGAQMCLQIFDVNATDNKVAEVLRQHFWFEVLPNDEISKVICNVCWTQVSEFHQFYISIQEAQVIYATTSKFKQDPEAVSTSWPEEVLMPADVLAVDNDVSAQINVNPLDELELGQTLSPESPVDSKLDIKTERQSPDLEFGLEEPNNDDGEVDDDEDDDDEDDGDVDYEDEEDDLIITRSGRKRKAREGVAKPAKTKKIRQTGNKSKAKIKKPKPVKRVFKMERLPPFCKEDEELIKRYIVMGCELCIFLAEDFDGIREHFKEKHPDERPYIKCCGRKLNKRCLIQEHARRHENPEYIKCKDCGKVFANSSVLRAHWLVHHVPDEECDFQCDYCGKRFSRRNLLELHKGSHVPVNERKFICPECPKHNAFATEYHMQVHISMQHRKAANVCHVCGKSIKDKAVFEKHVRLHFEESGPRIKCPRPDCESWLKDEDNLKQHLRRHNDEGKLFICSECGKSCKNSRALIGHKRYSHSNVIYTCEQCGKTFKKDISLKEHMAQHTGEPLYKCPFCPRTFNSNANMHSHKKKMHPVEWDIWRKTKTGSSQKILPSAQVAQMFRDDADAAAIANDYTTA